The Streptococcus mitis genome has a segment encoding these proteins:
- the cas9 gene encoding type II CRISPR RNA-guided endonuclease Cas9 (Cas9, originally named Csn1, is the large, multifunctional signature protein of type II CRISPR/Cas systems. It is well known even to general audiences because its RNA-guided endonuclease activity has made it a popular tool for custom editing of eukaryotic genomes.), translating to MNGLVLGLDIGIASVGVGILNKDTGEIIHTNSRIFPAATADNNVERRNSRQARRLNRRKKHRVVRFQDLFDDYGLLTDFSKVSINLNPYRLRVHGLNQQLTNEELFIALKNIVKRRGISYLDDASEDGGAVSSDYGKAVEENRKLLAEQTPGQIQLERFEKYGQVRGDFTVEEKGDKHRLINVFSTSAYRKEAERILRKQQEFNNQITDKFIEDYLKILTEKRKYYHGPGNEKSRTDYGRFRTDGTTLDNIFGILIGKCTFYPNEYRASKASYTAQEFNLLNDLNNLTVPTETKKLSEEQKKTIVEYAKSAKTLGASTLLKYIAKMIDASVDQIRGYRVDVNNKPEMHTFEVYRKMQSLETIPVGEFSREVLDELAHILTLNTEREGIEEAINTKLMDVFSQDQILELVQFRKNNSSLFSKGWHNFSLKLMMELIPELYETSEEQMAILTRLGKQKFKGTSKRTKYIDEKEVTEEIYNPVVAKSVRQAIKIINEATKKYGIFDDIVIEMARENNEEDAKKDYIKRQKANHDEKKAAMEKAAFQYNGKKELPDSIFHGHKELATKIRLWHQQGEKCLYTGKNIPISDLIHNQYKYEIDHILPLSLSFDDSLSNKVLVLATANQEKGQRTPFQALDSMDDAWSYREFKSYVKDSKLLGNKKKDYLLTEEDISKIEVKQKFIERNLVDTRYSSRVVLNALQDFYKAHKFDTTISVVRGQFTSQLRRKWRLEKSRETYHHHAVDALIIAASSQLRLWKKQNNPLISYKEGQFVDSETGEIISLTDYEYKELVFKAPYDHFVDTLRSKKFEDSILFSYQVDSKFNRKISDATIYATRKAKLDKEKKEYTYTLGKIKDIYSLGTKTPSKTGFYKFLDLYNKDKSQFLMFQKDRKTWDEVIEKIMEQYRPFKEYDKTGKLVDFNPFEKYRQENGPIRKYSKKGNGPEIKSLKYYDILLGKHKNITPEGSRNTVALLSLNPWRTDVYYNMETKKYEFLGLKYADLSFEEGGAYGISTETYNKLREKEGIGKNSEFKFTLYKNDLILIKDTETNCQQIFRFWSRTGKDNPKSFEKHKIELKPYEKARFEKGEELEVLGKVPPSSNQLQKNMQIENLSIYKVKTDILGNKHFIKKEGDEPKLKF from the coding sequence ATGAATGGTTTAGTTTTAGGATTGGATATTGGTATTGCCTCAGTAGGTGTAGGTATTCTAAACAAAGATACTGGTGAGATTATCCATACGAATTCTCGTATTTTCCCAGCTGCAACTGCTGATAATAATGTTGAAAGAAGAAACAGTAGACAGGCTAGACGATTAAATCGACGGAAAAAACACCGTGTTGTTCGCTTTCAGGATCTATTTGATGACTATGGTTTGTTAACTGATTTTTCTAAGGTATCCATTAATCTTAATCCATATCGGCTTCGAGTACATGGATTGAATCAGCAACTAACAAATGAGGAGCTGTTCATAGCTTTAAAGAACATTGTTAAGAGACGTGGGATTAGCTATTTAGATGATGCTTCTGAGGATGGTGGTGCAGTATCGTCTGATTATGGTAAGGCAGTTGAGGAAAATAGAAAATTACTTGCTGAACAAACACCTGGTCAAATCCAACTAGAGCGTTTTGAAAAATATGGTCAAGTAAGGGGAGATTTTACTGTTGAAGAAAAAGGCGATAAGCACCGATTAATTAACGTTTTTTCAACATCTGCTTATAGAAAAGAAGCTGAACGAATTCTTAGAAAACAGCAAGAATTTAATAATCAGATCACGGATAAGTTTATAGAAGATTACTTAAAAATCCTTACAGAGAAAAGAAAATACTATCATGGGCCAGGTAATGAAAAATCTCGGACGGATTATGGACGTTTCAGAACAGACGGTACGACGTTAGATAATATTTTTGGTATTTTAATTGGTAAATGTACATTTTATCCGAATGAATACAGGGCTTCAAAAGCTTCCTATACTGCTCAAGAGTTTAATTTGCTAAATGATTTAAATAATTTAACAGTTCCTACAGAGACCAAGAAACTGAGTGAGGAACAAAAGAAAACAATCGTTGAATATGCGAAGTCGGCGAAAACATTAGGGGCTTCAACCTTATTGAAATACATTGCTAAAATGATTGATGCTTCAGTAGATCAGATACGTGGTTATCGAGTTGATGTAAACAATAAACCTGAAATGCACACTTTTGAAGTCTATCGAAAAATGCAGTCGCTAGAAACAATTCCAGTTGGAGAATTTTCTAGAGAAGTTCTAGATGAGCTTGCTCATATTTTAACTCTAAATACTGAACGAGAAGGTATAGAAGAAGCGATTAATACAAAGTTAATGGATGTATTTAGTCAAGACCAAATACTTGAATTGGTTCAATTTAGAAAAAATAATAGTAGTCTATTTAGTAAGGGATGGCATAATTTTTCTCTTAAACTCATGATGGAATTGATACCAGAACTCTATGAAACTTCAGAAGAGCAGATGGCAATTCTAACACGATTGGGTAAACAAAAATTTAAAGGAACATCAAAAAGAACTAAGTATATTGATGAAAAAGAAGTAACAGAAGAAATCTATAATCCTGTGGTAGCAAAATCTGTCAGACAGGCCATAAAGATAATCAACGAAGCAACTAAAAAATATGGTATCTTTGATGATATTGTTATAGAAATGGCACGAGAGAATAACGAAGAAGATGCTAAGAAAGATTATATAAAACGTCAAAAGGCAAACCATGATGAGAAAAAGGCTGCTATGGAAAAGGCTGCATTCCAATACAATGGGAAAAAAGAGTTACCAGATAGTATTTTTCATGGGCATAAGGAATTGGCTACTAAGATTCGTTTATGGCACCAGCAGGGAGAGAAGTGTCTCTATACTGGGAAGAATATTCCAATTTCAGATTTAATTCACAATCAGTACAAGTACGAAATTGATCATATTTTACCTCTATCTTTATCGTTTGATGATAGTCTATCTAATAAAGTATTGGTTCTAGCTACAGCAAACCAGGAGAAGGGGCAGCGAACACCGTTTCAGGCATTAGACAGTATGGATGATGCTTGGTCATATCGTGAGTTTAAATCATATGTAAAAGATTCTAAATTATTAGGTAATAAAAAGAAAGATTACCTTTTAACGGAAGAAGACATTAGTAAAATTGAAGTGAAGCAGAAGTTTATCGAACGGAATTTAGTTGATACTCGATACTCATCGCGTGTTGTTTTAAATGCTCTACAAGATTTTTATAAAGCTCATAAATTTGATACAACTATTTCGGTGGTACGTGGACAATTTACCTCTCAGCTAAGAAGAAAGTGGAGGCTTGAAAAGTCTCGTGAGACTTACCATCATCATGCTGTTGATGCCTTAATTATTGCCGCTTCGAGTCAATTAAGATTATGGAAAAAACAGAATAATCCTCTGATTTCTTATAAAGAAGGACAGTTTGTTGATTCAGAGACTGGAGAAATTATTTCATTAACTGATTATGAATACAAAGAGTTAGTGTTTAAAGCTCCTTATGACCATTTTGTTGATACATTGCGTAGCAAGAAGTTTGAGGATAGTATACTATTTTCTTATCAAGTAGATTCAAAATTCAATCGAAAAATTTCAGACGCTACTATTTACGCAACAAGAAAAGCAAAGTTGGATAAAGAGAAAAAAGAATACACTTATACTTTGGGAAAAATTAAAGATATCTATTCTTTAGGGACTAAAACCCCTTCTAAAACTGGGTTCTATAAGTTTTTAGATTTATACAATAAGGATAAATCCCAATTCTTAATGTTTCAGAAAGATAGAAAGACTTGGGATGAAGTAATCGAGAAGATAATGGAACAATATCGACCATTTAAAGAATACGATAAAACTGGAAAATTAGTTGATTTTAATCCATTTGAGAAATATAGACAAGAAAATGGACCAATCCGTAAGTACAGTAAAAAAGGTAATGGTCCAGAAATTAAAAGTCTGAAATATTACGATATTTTATTAGGTAAACACAAAAATATAACTCCTGAAGGGAGTCGAAATACTGTAGCTTTGTTATCTTTAAATCCTTGGAGAACAGATGTGTATTACAATATGGAAACTAAAAAATATGAATTTTTAGGATTAAAGTATGCAGATTTGTCTTTTGAAGAAGGTGGTGCTTATGGTATTTCTACAGAGACGTATAATAAATTAAGAGAGAAAGAGGGAATTGGTAAAAATTCTGAATTTAAGTTTACTCTATATAAAAATGATTTAATTTTAATCAAAGATACTGAAACGAATTGTCAACAAATTTTTAGATTTTGGTCTCGTACTGGGAAAGATAATCCAAAAAGTTTTGAAAAACATAAAATAGAATTGAAACCTTATGAAAAAGCAAGATTTGAGAAAGGTGAAGAACTGGAGGTATTAGGAAAGGTGCCACCTTCCTCTAATCAATTACAAAAAAATATGCAGATAGAAAATCTTTCTATTTATAAAGTCAAAACAGATATTTTAGGTAATAAACATTTCATTAAAAAAGAGGGTGACGAACCAAAACTCAAATTTTAA
- the rplS gene encoding 50S ribosomal protein L19, producing the protein MNPLIQSLTEGQLRTDIPSFRPGDTVRVHAKVVEGNRERIQIFEGVVIARKGAGISENYTVRKISNGVGVERIFPIHTPRVEKIEVVRYGKVRRAKLYYLRALQGKAARIKEIRR; encoded by the coding sequence ATGAATCCATTAATCCAAAGCTTGACTGAAGGTCAACTTCGTACAGATATCCCATCATTCCGTCCTGGTGACACTGTTCGTGTACACGCGAAAGTTGTCGAAGGTAACCGTGAACGTATCCAGATTTTTGAAGGTGTTGTTATCGCACGTAAAGGTGCTGGCATCTCAGAAAACTACACAGTTCGTAAAATCTCTAACGGTGTAGGTGTTGAGCGTATCTTCCCAATCCACACTCCACGTGTTGAAAAAATCGAAGTTGTACGTTACGGTAAAGTACGTCGTGCGAAATTGTACTACTTGCGTGCTCTTCAAGGTAAAGCAGCTCGTATCAAAGAAATCCGTCGTTAA
- the crcB gene encoding fluoride efflux transporter CrcB: MVMVYLAIACGFGALVRYLFSRYNQASKLPLGTLIANLLGCFLIGLFYNHVESKEVYAILATGFCGGLTTFSTLNDELQRLLSDKKVFYSYLTLTYLGGLVAIFLGILL, from the coding sequence ATGGTAATGGTCTATCTTGCAATTGCTTGTGGTTTCGGAGCTTTAGTGCGCTATTTATTTTCTCGCTATAATCAAGCTTCTAAATTACCCCTAGGAACTCTCATAGCCAATCTTCTAGGTTGTTTTTTGATTGGCTTATTCTACAATCATGTAGAGTCTAAGGAAGTCTATGCTATTTTAGCGACGGGTTTTTGTGGAGGTTTAACAACTTTTTCGACCTTGAATGACGAACTTCAAAGACTGTTAAGTGATAAGAAGGTCTTTTATTCTTACCTGACTTTGACCTACCTAGGTGGTTTGGTTGCGATTTTTTTAGGAATTCTGCTATAA
- the crcB gene encoding fluoride efflux transporter CrcB: MKKEQFYPLGIFLAAMVGGLVRYLVSNWLPVSPDFPWGTLLVNYLGIFCLVYLVKGYLVYKGTSKGLVLALGTGFCGGLTTFSSLMLDAVKLLDTGRYLSLVLYLILSVGGGLLLAYYLGRKKW; this comes from the coding sequence ATGAAAAAAGAACAATTTTATCCGCTAGGAATTTTTCTAGCTGCCATGGTGGGCGGATTGGTTCGCTATCTAGTTTCCAACTGGTTACCAGTCAGTCCAGACTTTCCTTGGGGCACCCTTCTTGTTAACTATCTGGGTATTTTCTGCTTGGTTTATCTTGTCAAGGGCTATTTGGTCTATAAAGGGACTAGTAAGGGATTGGTTTTAGCACTGGGTACAGGTTTTTGCGGAGGTTTAACAACCTTTTCTAGTCTCATGCTTGATGCTGTGAAACTGCTTGATACAGGGCGTTATCTTAGCCTAGTCTTGTATCTCATTTTAAGCGTGGGTGGAGGCCTGCTCTTGGCTTACTATTTGGGGAGGAAAAAATGGTAA
- a CDS encoding chorismate mutase: protein MDLDSIRQEIDQIDDQIVKLLEERMNLVEGVVAYKKASGKPILDTKREAIIFEKVRNHVEDKRYQETIVAIFSDILKRSRDYQDQNIK from the coding sequence ATGGATTTAGATAGTATTCGGCAAGAGATTGATCAAATCGACGATCAAATTGTCAAACTGTTAGAAGAACGAATGAATTTAGTTGAAGGGGTTGTCGCTTATAAGAAGGCTTCAGGGAAACCGATTTTAGATACCAAGAGAGAAGCAATTATCTTTGAAAAGGTCAGAAATCATGTTGAGGACAAGCGCTATCAGGAGACTATTGTCGCGATTTTTTCTGACATACTCAAACGTTCGCGTGATTATCAGGATCAAAACATCAAATGA
- a CDS encoding flavodoxin: protein MALAKIVFASMTGNTEEIADIVADKLRDLGLDVDVDECTTVDASDFLEADIAIVATYTYGDGELPDEMMDFYEDLADLNLNGKIYGVVGSGDTFYDEFCKAVDDFDRVFVATGAEKGSECVKVDLSAEEEDIERLEQFAEELAAKVG from the coding sequence ATGGCATTAGCAAAAATTGTATTTGCCAGTATGACCGGTAATACCGAAGAAATTGCAGATATTGTAGCAGACAAATTACGTGACTTGGGCTTGGATGTCGATGTTGATGAATGTACAACTGTTGACGCTTCAGACTTCTTGGAAGCAGACATCGCTATCGTTGCGACTTATACTTATGGCGACGGAGAATTACCAGATGAGATGATGGACTTCTACGAAGACCTAGCAGATCTCAACTTGAATGGTAAAATCTACGGAGTGGTCGGCTCAGGAGATACCTTCTACGATGAATTCTGTAAGGCTGTTGATGACTTTGATCGCGTTTTTGTAGCGACAGGGGCAGAAAAAGGTTCAGAATGTGTCAAAGTTGATCTTTCTGCTGAGGAAGAAGACATTGAACGCTTGGAACAATTCGCAGAAGAATTGGCTGCTAAAGTAGGATAA
- a CDS encoding DHH family phosphoesterase translates to MDICHQILEKIKEYDTIIIHRHMKPDPDALGSQVGLKALLKHHFPEKTIKSVGYDEPTLTWMAEMDLVEDSAYQRALVIVCDTANTARIDDKRYRQGDFLIKIDHHPNDDVYGDLSWVDTSSSSASEMITLFAQTSQLALSDRAAELLFAGIIGDTGRFLYPSTTARTLRLAAYLREHNFDFAALTRKMDTMSYKIAKLQGYIYDHLEVDENGAARVILSQEVLKQFNVTDAETAAIVGAPGRIDSVSLWGIFVEQADGHYRVRLRSKIHPINEIAKEHDGGGHPLASGANSYSLEENEIIYQKLKNLLKN, encoded by the coding sequence ATGGACATTTGCCATCAAATTTTAGAAAAAATCAAAGAATACGACACGATTATCATTCATCGTCATATGAAACCAGACCCTGATGCCTTGGGAAGTCAAGTGGGCTTGAAAGCTCTTCTCAAACATCATTTCCCAGAAAAAACTATCAAATCCGTAGGTTATGATGAACCAACTCTAACTTGGATGGCTGAGATGGATCTTGTTGAAGATAGTGCCTACCAGAGAGCACTTGTCATCGTCTGTGATACGGCGAATACTGCTCGTATCGATGATAAACGCTATCGTCAAGGTGATTTTCTCATTAAGATTGACCACCATCCAAATGATGATGTATACGGTGACCTATCTTGGGTAGATACTAGTTCAAGTAGCGCTAGCGAGATGATTACCCTATTTGCCCAAACAAGCCAACTAGCCTTGTCAGATCGCGCTGCTGAGTTGCTCTTTGCAGGAATTATTGGTGATACAGGCCGCTTCCTTTATCCTTCTACGACTGCACGGACTCTTCGCCTGGCTGCTTATTTGAGAGAACATAACTTTGACTTTGCGGCTCTCACTCGCAAAATGGACACTATGAGCTACAAAATTGCTAAACTGCAAGGCTACATCTACGACCATCTGGAAGTGGATGAAAATGGTGCAGCGCGCGTTATCCTGAGTCAAGAAGTCTTGAAACAATTCAATGTAACCGATGCTGAAACTGCCGCTATTGTAGGAGCTCCTGGTCGGATTGACAGCGTCAGTCTCTGGGGAATTTTTGTGGAGCAGGCTGATGGCCACTACCGAGTTCGCTTACGTAGTAAAATCCATCCTATCAATGAAATTGCCAAAGAACATGATGGTGGAGGCCACCCTCTAGCAAGCGGTGCTAATTCCTATAGTTTAGAAGAAAACGAAATCATCTACCAAAAGTTAAAAAACTTGCTTAAAAACTGA
- a CDS encoding type B 50S ribosomal protein L31, which yields MKKDIHPEYRPVVFMDTTTGYQFLSGSTKRSNETVEFEGETYPLIRVEISSDSHPFYTGRQKFTQADGRVDRFNKKYGLK from the coding sequence ATGAAAAAAGATATCCATCCAGAATATCGCCCAGTTGTCTTCATGGACACAACTACTGGTTACCAATTCCTTAGCGGTTCAACAAAACGCTCTAACGAAACAGTTGAGTTCGAAGGCGAAACTTACCCATTGATCCGTGTGGAAATTTCATCAGACTCACACCCATTCTACACTGGACGTCAAAAGTTCACTCAAGCAGATGGACGCGTGGATCGTTTCAACAAAAAATACGGTCTCAAATAA
- the carB gene encoding carbamoyl-phosphate synthase large subunit produces the protein MPKRTDIQKIMVIGSGPIIIGQAAEFDYAGTQACLSLKEEGYEVVLVNSNPATIMTDKEIADKVYIEPITLEFVTRILRKERPDALLPTLGGQTGLNMAMELSKNGILDELGVELLGTKLSAIDQAEDRDLFKQLMEELEQPIPESEIVNTVEEAVAFAATIGYPVIVRPAFTLGGTGGGMCANEEELREIAENGLKLSPVTQCLIERSIAGFKEIEYEVMRDSADNALVVCNMENFDPVGIHTGDSIVFAPAQTMSDYENQMLRDASLSIIRALKIEGGCNVQLALDPHSFKYYVIEVNPRVSRSSALASKATGYPIAKLAAKIAVGLTLDEVINPVTGSTYAMFEPALDYVVAKIPRFPFDKFEKGERRLGTQMKATGEVMAIGRNIEESLLKACRSLEIGVHHNEMPELASVSDDALIEKVVKAQDDRLFYVSEAIRRGYTPEEIAELTKIDIFYLDKLLHIFEIEQELGAHPQELDVLKTAKLNGFSDRKIAELWNTTADQVRQLRLENKIVPVYKMVDTCAAEFDSETPYFYSTYGWENESIKSDKESVLVLGSGPIRIGQGVEFDYATVHSVKAIQAAGYEAIIMNSNPETVSTDFSVSDKLYFEPLTFEDVMNVIDLEQPKGVIVQFGGQTAINLAEPLAKAGVTILGTQVADLDRAEDRDLFEQALKDLDIPQPPGQTATNEEEAVLAARKIGFPVLVRPSYVLGGRAMEIVENEEDLRSYMRTAVKASPDHPVLVDSYIVGQECEVDAISDGENVLIPGIMEHIERAGVHSGDSMAVYPPQTLSQKVQETIADYTKRLAIGLNCLGMMNIQFVIKDEKVYVIEVNPRASRTVPFLSKVTNIPMTQVATKLILGENLEELGYQDGLYPESTRVHIKAPVFSFTKLAKVDSLLGPEMKSTGEVMGSDTTLEKALYKAFEASYLHLPTFGNVVFTIADDAKEEALDLARRFQNIGYGILATEGTAAFFASHGLQAQPVGKIGDDDKDIPSFVRKGRIQAIINTVGTKRTADEDGEQIRRSAIEHGVPLFTALDTANAMLKVLESRSFVTEAI, from the coding sequence ATGCCTAAACGTACTGATATTCAAAAAATTATGGTGATTGGTTCTGGTCCGATTATTATTGGTCAGGCTGCTGAGTTTGACTACGCTGGGACCCAGGCTTGCTTGTCGTTGAAAGAGGAAGGTTATGAGGTTGTCTTGGTTAACTCAAATCCTGCAACTATCATGACGGATAAGGAAATTGCTGATAAGGTTTATATTGAACCAATTACACTTGAGTTTGTGACACGTATTCTTCGTAAGGAGCGTCCAGATGCCTTGCTACCAACCCTTGGTGGGCAAACTGGTCTTAATATGGCCATGGAATTGTCTAAAAATGGTATTCTAGATGAGCTTGGTGTTGAACTTCTGGGAACTAAATTATCTGCTATTGACCAAGCGGAGGACCGTGACCTCTTTAAACAATTGATGGAAGAATTGGAACAACCCATTCCAGAATCTGAAATTGTAAACACTGTTGAAGAAGCTGTTGCCTTTGCAGCAACAATTGGCTACCCAGTCATCGTTCGTCCAGCCTTTACACTTGGTGGTACTGGTGGTGGTATGTGTGCTAATGAGGAAGAATTGCGTGAAATCGCTGAAAATGGATTGAAATTGTCACCTGTGACCCAGTGTTTGATTGAACGTTCCATTGCTGGTTTCAAGGAAATCGAGTACGAAGTCATGCGTGACTCAGCTGACAATGCCCTGGTTGTTTGTAACATGGAAAACTTTGACCCAGTTGGGATTCACACAGGGGATTCCATTGTATTTGCCCCTGCCCAAACCATGTCAGATTATGAAAACCAAATGCTTCGTGACGCAAGCTTGAGCATCATTCGTGCCCTTAAGATTGAAGGGGGATGTAATGTTCAGCTGGCCCTTGACCCACACAGTTTTAAGTACTATGTTATCGAAGTAAACCCTCGTGTATCGCGTTCGTCAGCCCTGGCATCTAAGGCGACAGGGTATCCGATTGCAAAATTGGCTGCTAAGATTGCAGTAGGTTTGACCTTGGATGAGGTTATTAACCCAGTTACAGGTTCAACCTATGCCATGTTTGAGCCTGCCCTTGACTACGTGGTTGCCAAGATTCCTCGTTTCCCATTTGACAAGTTTGAAAAAGGTGAACGCCGTCTTGGTACCCAGATGAAGGCGACTGGAGAAGTCATGGCAATCGGTCGTAACATCGAGGAATCTCTTCTTAAGGCTTGCCGCTCCCTTGAAATTGGGGTACATCACAATGAAATGCCTGAACTTGCATCAGTTTCTGATGATGCCTTGATTGAAAAAGTTGTCAAAGCCCAGGATGACCGTCTCTTCTATGTGTCAGAAGCTATTCGCCGTGGTTACACACCAGAAGAAATTGCTGAATTAACTAAGATTGATATCTTCTATCTGGATAAACTCTTGCATATCTTTGAAATTGAACAGGAGTTGGGTGCTCATCCACAAGAACTAGACGTTTTGAAAACTGCCAAACTTAATGGATTTTCAGACCGTAAGATTGCAGAACTCTGGAATACTACAGCTGACCAAGTTCGCCAGCTTCGTTTGGAAAACAAGATTGTTCCAGTTTATAAGATGGTAGATACTTGTGCGGCAGAATTTGACTCTGAAACACCATATTTCTATTCAACCTACGGTTGGGAAAATGAGTCTATCAAGTCTGATAAGGAATCTGTACTTGTCCTAGGTTCAGGTCCAATCCGGATCGGTCAAGGGGTCGAGTTTGACTACGCAACTGTTCACTCGGTTAAGGCTATCCAGGCTGCTGGATACGAAGCTATCATCATGAACTCAAACCCAGAGACAGTTTCTACAGACTTCTCGGTATCTGACAAGCTCTACTTTGAGCCATTGACATTCGAAGATGTTATGAACGTCATTGACTTGGAACAACCAAAAGGTGTTATTGTTCAGTTTGGTGGTCAAACAGCCATCAACCTTGCGGAACCTTTGGCAAAAGCAGGTGTGACCATCCTTGGTACACAGGTTGCTGATCTAGACCGTGCCGAAGACCGTGACCTCTTTGAGCAAGCTCTTAAAGACTTAGATATTCCTCAGCCACCAGGACAAACGGCTACCAATGAAGAAGAAGCAGTGCTTGCAGCTCGCAAAATTGGTTTCCCAGTCCTTGTTCGCCCATCTTATGTCTTGGGGGGACGTGCCATGGAAATCGTGGAAAATGAGGAAGATCTCCGTTCTTACATGCGTACAGCAGTTAAAGCTAGTCCAGACCACCCAGTGCTTGTTGACTCATACATCGTTGGTCAAGAGTGCGAAGTTGATGCCATTTCAGACGGAGAAAATGTCCTTATCCCTGGTATCATGGAGCATATCGAACGTGCCGGTGTCCATTCAGGTGACTCAATGGCCGTTTATCCTCCACAAACCTTGTCGCAAAAGGTGCAAGAAACAATCGCAGACTATACTAAACGCCTAGCAATCGGTCTTAACTGCCTTGGTATGATGAACATCCAGTTTGTCATCAAGGATGAAAAAGTCTATGTTATTGAGGTCAATCCACGTGCCAGCCGTACTGTTCCATTCCTTTCTAAGGTGACTAATATTCCTATGACTCAGGTAGCGACTAAGCTCATTCTTGGTGAAAACCTTGAAGAACTGGGCTACCAAGATGGTCTTTACCCTGAAAGTACTCGCGTTCATATCAAGGCACCTGTCTTCTCCTTTACCAAACTAGCTAAGGTAGACAGCTTGCTCGGTCCTGAAATGAAGTCAACAGGTGAAGTTATGGGTTCTGATACTACTTTGGAAAAAGCTCTCTATAAAGCCTTTGAAGCTTCTTACCTCCACTTGCCAACTTTTGGTAACGTTGTATTTACCATCGCTGATGATGCCAAAGAAGAAGCCTTGGACTTGGCTCGTCGTTTCCAAAATATTGGCTATGGAATCCTTGCGACAGAAGGGACAGCAGCCTTCTTTGCCAGTCATGGATTGCAAGCCCAACCTGTTGGAAAGATTGGTGATGACGATAAGGATATTCCAAGCTTTGTTCGTAAAGGAAGAATCCAAGCTATCATTAACACAGTAGGAACCAAACGAACTGCAGACGAAGATGGTGAGCAAATCCGTCGTTCAGCTATTGAACACGGAGTGCCCCTCTTCACAGCCCTAGATACAGCTAACGCCATGCTCAAAGTATTGGAAAGCCGTAGTTTTGTCACAGAAGCAATTTAG